The Plasmodium vinckei vinckei genome assembly, chromosome: PVVCY_14 genome window below encodes:
- a CDS encoding early transcribed membrane protein — protein MNALNVFFVFYALYITTFFFNPCFCEDENDYLGSIDYSEQSVSTLKNVDSAVEKKRKKKKVAIALLSSGIVASILGVLYCMYRSSNRERYNWTRNLDFLYSNKQKEYEQPDGEKPSTSTEYTEPLGINKVNIKGKLKENTNETDIPLKRFNAFMDNVKVAAKHHFNDLSNEQQKYLINDYDYIRKIVQTLDENRNTNISRMQEDMAVLNVEYFLKEQYQQNMDIKL, from the coding sequence ATGAACGCTCTCAATGTTTTTTTCGTATTTTATGCGTTATATATtactacatttttttttaacccTTGTTTTTGTgaagatgaaaatgattattTAGGCTCAATTGATTATTCAGAACAAAGTGTCAGCACATTAAAAAACGTTGATAGTGctgtagaaaaaaaaagaaagaagaaaaaagttGCAATTGCTTTATTGTCATCAGGGATTGTGGCAAGTATTCTTGGGGTACTTTATTGTATGTATAGATCGTCCAATAGAGAAAGATATAATTGGACTCGAAATcttgattttttatactctaataaacaaaaagaatatGAGCAACCTGACGGCGAAAAGCCAAGTACTAGCACAGAATATACCGAGCCATtaggaataaataaagtaaatataaaaggaaaattaaaagaaaacacTAATGAAACCGACATTCCTTTGAAAAGGTTTAATGCATTTATGGATAATGTGAAAGTGGCTGCTAAACACCATTTCAATGATTTATCAAATGaacaacaaaaatatttaatcaaTGATTATGATTATATAAGGAAAATTGTTCAGACTTTAGATGAAAATAGGAACACTAATATTTCAAGAATGCAAGAAGATATGGCAGTTTTAAACGTGGAGTATTTTCTTAAAGAACAATATCAAcaaaatatggatataaaattataa